In a genomic window of Candidatus Marinarcus aquaticus:
- a CDS encoding ATP-dependent zinc protease — MLKYILLLALIFLTGCHSIFDTALEKKIDEQSRQTQLLLTKVAQLEAAQKENNKLISDYLSLTKNELQQNKQKKELLSQQLPTKKQVIGQIETIYLNPPKINLPARIDTGATSSSIHAINIQPFERNGKDWIKFDIVYEDKTYHVETKLIKYIKVVQSSTKTAQKRAVVELELTMGKIVQNTLFTVTDRSHMSYPVLIGRNALKDLLVVDVAKKNTLTPSNKKEP; from the coding sequence ATGTTAAAATATATTCTATTACTTGCTTTAATTTTTCTAACAGGTTGCCACAGCATTTTTGATACTGCTCTTGAAAAAAAAATTGATGAACAAAGCAGGCAAACACAACTGTTATTAACAAAAGTAGCGCAACTAGAGGCCGCACAAAAAGAGAATAATAAACTTATTTCTGATTATTTGAGTCTAACAAAAAATGAATTACAACAAAACAAACAAAAAAAAGAGCTGCTTTCACAACAACTTCCCACAAAAAAACAGGTCATTGGACAAATTGAGACTATCTATTTAAATCCACCTAAAATAAATCTGCCCGCACGAATTGATACGGGTGCAACAAGCTCATCTATACATGCAATCAATATTCAACCTTTTGAACGAAATGGAAAAGATTGGATAAAGTTTGATATTGTCTATGAGGATAAAACATACCACGTTGAAACCAAACTGATTAAATATATTAAAGTGGTACAATCAAGTACTAAAACGGCTCAAAAAAGAGCCGTTGTGGAACTTGAATTGACCATGGGTAAAATTGTACAAAACACTCTTTTTACTGTAACCGATCGAAGTCATATGTCCTATCCTGTTCTTATTGGTCGTAATGCACTTAAAGATTTGTTAGTAGTAGATGTTGCAAAAAAAAATACCCTAACACCTTCTAATAAAAAAGAGCCATAA